In Pseudomonas alcaliphila JAB1, a single window of DNA contains:
- a CDS encoding right-handed parallel beta-helix repeat-containing protein — protein sequence MSQALTLSRALLLTACAACSLSALGGPAALHTLDPQWQQQQQQRTSQQIMQHSQPPAFDLQAPAQRGNASLEPMYSAQAGSWPFEPFVHNGLFRAIAGYQAQHPRAVVIRGGSVSLTQLHAQLNDPKVLRKHEDGYLLSYPLMIAEDAALLVDDQVLYLFGPSGTALINQGLLQVQGSRLESWSDGRALATDRPTRPFIMNWAGSRLRVVDSHLVKIGYNANFSRGISSGISAQQSATRPAARILIDNSRFDSMASALELRHSEALIRNNQFSHLQQYGIDLGNSRFLITDNRIDDVKHNSGIRIGGSSSGRIQNNLILHTGKSAIEVSEQSGALLIENNRLGASRGYGLMLRQINGGAGLLIENNLIANSRLSAIDAGGLSGALIIDNRIQSTPEYAISLRNEQLTAGQLVITGNTLESIGKAMIRVEGMQNTVLGSNQYRANPLLQNLLIGDLLPLQSQILDNTVRRNCHLQISQPLTGTSSSADAPTCTN from the coding sequence ATGTCCCAGGCACTGACCCTCTCCCGCGCGCTGCTGCTGACGGCCTGCGCAGCCTGCAGCCTGAGCGCCCTCGGCGGCCCGGCGGCGTTGCACACGCTGGACCCGCAGTGGCAACAGCAGCAGCAACAGCGCACCAGCCAGCAGATCATGCAGCACAGCCAGCCACCGGCCTTCGACCTGCAGGCACCGGCGCAGCGCGGCAACGCCAGCCTGGAGCCGATGTACTCCGCGCAGGCAGGCAGCTGGCCCTTCGAGCCGTTCGTGCATAACGGTCTGTTCCGCGCCATCGCCGGCTACCAGGCGCAACACCCGCGCGCCGTGGTCATCCGCGGTGGCAGCGTCAGCCTGACGCAACTGCACGCGCAACTGAACGACCCAAAGGTTCTGCGCAAGCATGAAGACGGTTACCTGCTCAGCTACCCGCTGATGATCGCCGAAGACGCCGCCCTGCTCGTCGACGATCAGGTGCTCTACCTCTTCGGCCCGTCGGGCACCGCGCTGATCAACCAGGGCTTGCTGCAGGTACAGGGCTCACGCCTGGAAAGCTGGAGCGACGGCCGCGCGCTGGCAACCGACCGCCCTACCCGACCCTTCATCATGAACTGGGCCGGCAGCCGTCTGCGGGTTGTCGACTCGCACCTGGTCAAGATCGGCTACAACGCCAACTTCTCCCGCGGCATCAGCAGCGGCATCAGCGCACAGCAATCGGCCACCCGGCCGGCGGCGCGCATCCTGATCGACAACAGCCGCTTCGACAGCATGGCCAGCGCCCTGGAGCTGCGCCACAGCGAGGCCCTGATCCGCAACAACCAGTTCAGCCACCTGCAGCAGTACGGCATTGATCTGGGCAACAGCCGCTTCCTGATCACGGACAACCGCATCGACGACGTAAAACACAACAGCGGCATCCGCATCGGCGGTAGCAGCAGCGGGCGCATTCAGAACAACCTGATACTGCACACCGGCAAGAGTGCTATCGAAGTCAGCGAGCAAAGCGGCGCCCTGCTGATCGAGAACAACCGCCTCGGTGCATCCAGGGGTTACGGCCTGATGCTGCGGCAGATCAACGGCGGCGCCGGGCTTCTGATCGAGAACAACCTGATCGCCAACAGCCGGCTCAGCGCCATCGACGCCGGCGGGCTCAGCGGCGCCCTGATCATCGACAACCGCATCCAGTCCACCCCGGAATACGCCATCAGCCTGCGCAACGAGCAGCTCACCGCCGGCCAACTGGTCATCACCGGCAACACCCTGGAAAGCATCGGCAAAGCCATGATCCGCGTGGAAGGCATGCAGAACACCGTGCTGGGCAGCAACCAGTACCGCGCCAACCCGCTATTGCAGAACCTGCTGATCGGCGACCTGCTACCCCTGCAGAGCCAGATCCTCGACAACACCGTGCGGCGCAACTGCCACCTGCAGATATCCCAGCCCCTGACCGGCACCAGCAGCAGCGCAGACGCCCCCACCTGCACCAACTGA
- a CDS encoding polysaccharide lyase family 7 protein, translated as MIDLSTWNLTIPVGVPAAVISTPVLAGGYQDHYFQSKEGKLFFWAPVNGTTTANSTYPRSELRETFANGALRNWPYSAADNVLTATARITQVPSNGLIAFSQIHSKNSTSPPVMLGYQSLSPTGYGNVVISFRGNPASANATKIVLSSKIKLNQDFSYEVFLAKNGRLTIGLVEPSGAVKTWSGVLNSAWASHNLYFKAGVYTLDNNGNETSAGAAVFSTLKVEHR; from the coding sequence ATGATCGATCTGTCCACCTGGAACCTGACCATCCCTGTCGGTGTTCCCGCCGCCGTTATTTCCACCCCCGTTCTGGCCGGTGGGTATCAGGATCACTACTTTCAGTCCAAGGAGGGCAAGCTGTTTTTCTGGGCGCCGGTCAACGGCACCACGACCGCCAACTCGACCTACCCGCGCAGTGAGTTGCGCGAGACCTTCGCCAACGGCGCTCTGCGTAACTGGCCCTACAGCGCCGCAGATAACGTGCTGACCGCCACGGCGAGAATCACCCAGGTGCCTTCGAACGGGCTGATCGCCTTTTCCCAGATTCATTCGAAGAACAGCACCTCGCCCCCCGTGATGCTGGGCTATCAATCCTTGTCGCCCACTGGCTATGGCAATGTGGTGATTTCGTTTCGCGGCAATCCGGCCAGCGCCAATGCAACCAAGATCGTGCTGTCGAGCAAGATCAAGCTGAATCAGGATTTCAGTTATGAGGTGTTTCTGGCGAAGAACGGCAGGCTGACGATTGGTCTGGTCGAGCCTAGTGGTGCGGTCAAAACCTGGAGCGGTGTACTCAACTCGGCCTGGGCCAGTCACAACCTGTATTTCAAGGCGGGCGTTTACACGCTCGATAACAACGGCAATGAAACCAGTGCCGGGGCTGCGGTGTTCTCAACGCTAAAAGTCGAGCACCGTTAG
- a CDS encoding nucleotidyltransferase → MSRDWESVFSSWSQGPSQTEQARAENAERQIREAIRASDKLKNRDIRVFTQGSYRNRVNVRRASDVDIGVLCFDTYFPDYPDDNVKMELAKSFVPASYEYATFKNELEEALIARFGRVSVRRGSKAFDIKANTYRVESDVAAFFEHRRYVTTGFYHSGVEMIPDDYNPPRVRNWPEQHYNNGVSKNDATQRRYKRAVRILKSLSNEMALAGIQSAKDTPSFLIECLVFNASTPCFQYQTFKLMIRAILAELFNNTLSDELCSEWGEVSELKYLFRGSQPWTRKSAHQFLSDAWDYIGYQ, encoded by the coding sequence ATGAGTAGGGATTGGGAATCTGTATTCTCTAGCTGGTCGCAAGGGCCCAGCCAGACAGAGCAAGCACGGGCAGAAAATGCTGAGAGACAGATAAGGGAAGCAATCCGGGCTAGTGACAAGCTTAAAAATAGAGATATTCGGGTATTCACTCAAGGATCATATAGAAACAGAGTAAATGTCAGAAGAGCTAGTGATGTAGATATTGGAGTTCTCTGCTTTGATACATACTTCCCAGACTATCCTGATGATAATGTGAAGATGGAGCTTGCAAAAAGCTTTGTCCCCGCAAGCTATGAATATGCCACTTTCAAGAACGAATTAGAGGAAGCGCTGATTGCCAGGTTTGGAAGGGTTTCTGTTAGACGCGGAAGTAAAGCATTCGACATAAAAGCCAATACTTACCGTGTAGAATCAGACGTTGCTGCTTTTTTTGAACACCGCAGATATGTCACTACGGGCTTTTATCACTCTGGAGTGGAAATGATACCGGATGATTACAACCCTCCTAGAGTAAGGAACTGGCCCGAGCAGCATTACAATAATGGCGTATCAAAAAACGATGCTACACAGAGAAGATACAAAAGAGCTGTGCGTATACTTAAGAGCCTTTCTAATGAAATGGCCTTGGCTGGCATCCAATCCGCCAAAGATACACCTAGCTTTCTCATCGAATGTCTAGTATTTAATGCATCAACCCCTTGCTTTCAATACCAAACATTTAAATTAATGATTAGAGCTATTCTTGCAGAGTTATTTAATAACACCTTATCAGACGAGCTCTGCTCTGAATGGGGTGAGGTTAGTGAGCTAAAGTACCTATTTAGAGGTAGTCAGCCATGGACTAGAAAAAGCGCACATCAGTTTTTGAGTGACGCTTGGGATTACATAGGTTACCAATAA
- a CDS encoding antitoxin of toxin-antitoxin stability system, whose translation MAKEAVFNLKLEPELREDFMAAAQAAHQPASQVMRDLMRDFIRQQQQAKEHDEFVHRKVTAARASVEAGRGRSNDDVEAEFAARRAKALGH comes from the coding sequence ATGGCCAAAGAAGCCGTTTTCAATCTGAAGCTTGAGCCCGAACTGCGCGAAGACTTCATGGCAGCCGCTCAAGCAGCACACCAGCCGGCGTCCCAGGTCATGCGCGACCTCATGCGCGACTTCATTCGCCAGCAACAACAGGCCAAAGAGCATGATGAGTTCGTGCACCGCAAGGTCACTGCTGCAAGGGCATCGGTAGAGGCTGGTCGTGGCCGCTCCAATGATGATGTAGAAGCTGAATTCGCCGCTCGCCGGGCCAAGGCTCTGGGTCACTGA
- a CDS encoding type II toxin-antitoxin system mRNA interferase toxin, RelE/StbE family, which yields MQVIWTPEALQDRLDIWEYIATENPRAAVHMDELFSAVAASLADFPDKGRLGTVVGTRELIPHENYRLVYQTERDVVWILALVHVARMWPPVQS from the coding sequence ATGCAGGTTATTTGGACACCTGAGGCCCTGCAGGACCGTCTGGATATCTGGGAATACATCGCCACTGAGAACCCTCGTGCTGCCGTGCACATGGACGAGCTATTCAGTGCTGTTGCCGCTAGTCTGGCCGACTTTCCCGACAAGGGCAGGCTGGGAACGGTGGTCGGTACTCGCGAGCTGATCCCTCACGAGAACTACCGTCTCGTCTATCAGACTGAGCGTGATGTGGTCTGGATTCTTGCCCTGGTGCACGTCGCCAGGATGTGGCCACCGGTTCAGAGCTAG
- a CDS encoding phosphoribosylaminoimidazolesuccinocarboxamide synthase — protein MSTPTTLSLKKIYSGKVRDLYEIDDKRMLMVATDRLSAFDVILEQPIPEKGKILTAISNFWFDKLAGVVPNHFTGDKVEDVVSAAELPLVDGRAVVAKRLKPVAVEAIVRGYIVGSGWKEYQKSGTVCGIALPAGLKEAAKLPQPIFTPSTKAAVGDHDENISFEQCEAIIGAELAAQVRDTAIKLYTTAVEYAATRGIIIADTKFEFGLDEDGTLTLMDEVLTPDSSRFWPADSYAEGSNPPSFDKQFVRDWLESTGWNKQAPAPAVPADVAQKTADKYREALTRLTA, from the coding sequence ATGAGCACACCCACCACCCTGAGCCTGAAGAAGATCTACTCGGGCAAGGTCCGCGACCTCTACGAAATCGACGACAAGCGCATGCTGATGGTGGCCACCGATCGTCTGTCGGCATTCGACGTCATTCTCGAACAGCCGATTCCGGAGAAGGGCAAGATCCTCACCGCCATCTCCAACTTCTGGTTCGACAAGCTGGCTGGCGTGGTGCCCAACCACTTCACCGGTGACAAGGTCGAAGACGTCGTGTCCGCTGCCGAGCTGCCACTGGTCGACGGTCGTGCGGTCGTCGCCAAGCGTCTCAAGCCGGTCGCCGTGGAAGCCATCGTGCGCGGCTACATCGTCGGCTCCGGCTGGAAGGAATACCAGAAGAGCGGCACCGTTTGCGGCATCGCCCTGCCGGCCGGCCTGAAAGAAGCGGCCAAACTGCCGCAACCGATCTTCACCCCCTCGACCAAGGCCGCCGTGGGCGATCATGACGAGAACATCAGCTTCGAGCAGTGCGAAGCCATCATCGGCGCCGAACTGGCTGCCCAGGTGCGTGACACCGCGATCAAGCTGTACACCACGGCTGTCGAGTACGCCGCCACCCGCGGCATCATCATCGCCGACACCAAGTTCGAATTCGGCCTGGACGAAGACGGCACCCTGACCCTGATGGACGAAGTGCTGACCCCGGATTCCAGCCGCTTCTGGCCGGCCGACAGCTACGCCGAAGGCAGCAACCCGCCGAGCTTCGACAAGCAGTTCGTGCGTGACTGGCTGGAATCCACCGGCTGGAACAAACAAGCCCCGGCTCCGGCCGTACCGGCAGACGTCGCGCAGAAAACCGCCGACAAGTACCGCGAAGCACTGACCCGCCTGACCGCTTGA
- the bamC gene encoding outer membrane protein assembly factor BamC, giving the protein MKRLAGFSALALIVSSTSGCGWLWGENGYFRDRGSDYLEARQTAPMQLPADVQAKRLDPLLPVPAQVASSTATPAEFEVPRPQGLQVRADEREFSLQRSGDSRWVVAQRVPAEVWPLVRQFFEDNGFRIASERPQTGEFITSWQRFDELSTSMARSLSSRVSGVAADAETRVRVRIEPGVQRNTSEVFVTSAERPAGSTADVDFAARSGNASLEAALLDEMLVSMARGVEQGGSVSLLAARDYDAPSRVSLSEDGNGNPVLNLGADFDRAWSGVGRSLELGNVRVDDLNRSLGLYYINMAEGAQINEEKPGFFGRMFGSAPSKEEIEARAERYQVRLTPVGDGVQVTVEKDLNTVAPADVSRRVLSLIQDNLG; this is encoded by the coding sequence ATGAAGCGACTGGCCGGATTTTCCGCCCTTGCTCTGATCGTCTCCAGCACCAGCGGTTGCGGCTGGCTCTGGGGTGAAAATGGCTACTTCCGTGATCGCGGTAGCGACTACCTGGAAGCGCGTCAGACTGCACCGATGCAATTGCCGGCTGATGTCCAGGCCAAGCGTCTCGATCCGTTGCTGCCGGTGCCTGCCCAGGTAGCCAGCAGCACCGCGACCCCGGCCGAATTCGAAGTGCCGCGCCCGCAAGGCCTGCAGGTACGTGCCGACGAACGCGAGTTCAGCCTGCAGCGCAGCGGTGATTCGCGTTGGGTCGTGGCCCAGCGCGTGCCGGCCGAAGTCTGGCCGCTGGTGCGTCAGTTCTTCGAGGACAACGGTTTCCGCATCGCCAGCGAGCGTCCGCAAACCGGTGAGTTCATCACCTCCTGGCAGCGTTTCGATGAGCTCTCCACGAGCATGGCGCGCAGTCTGAGCAGCCGCGTTTCCGGCGTTGCGGCGGATGCCGAAACCCGTGTGCGCGTGCGCATCGAGCCGGGTGTGCAGCGCAACACCAGTGAAGTCTTCGTCACCAGCGCCGAGCGTCCTGCCGGCAGCACCGCCGATGTCGATTTCGCTGCCCGTAGCGGCAATGCCAGCCTCGAAGCTGCACTGCTCGACGAAATGCTGGTGAGCATGGCCCGTGGCGTGGAGCAGGGCGGCTCGGTATCGCTGCTCGCCGCACGCGACTACGATGCGCCCAGCCGCGTCAGCCTGAGCGAAGACGGCAACGGCAACCCGGTGCTCAACCTCGGCGCCGATTTCGACCGCGCCTGGTCCGGCGTCGGCCGTTCGCTGGAACTCGGCAACGTGCGCGTCGACGACCTCAACCGCAGCCTCGGCCTGTACTACATCAACATGGCCGAAGGTGCTCAGATCAACGAAGAGAAGCCAGGCTTCTTCGGTCGCATGTTCGGCAGCGCGCCGAGCAAGGAAGAGATCGAAGCCCGTGCCGAGCGCTATCAGGTGCGCCTGACTCCGGTTGGCGATGGCGTCCAGGTCACCGTGGAAAAGGATCTCAACACCGTAGCCCCGGCCGATGTATCGCGCCGCGTGCTGAGCCTGATCCAGGATAATCTCGGCTGA
- the dapA gene encoding 4-hydroxy-tetrahydrodipicolinate synthase — MIAGSMVALVTPMDAQGGLDWDALSKLVDFHLQEGTNAIVAVGTTGESPTLDFDSEHLEVIRRVVDQVAGRIPVIAGTGANSTREAVEWTQAAKDVGADACLLVTPYYNKPTQEGLYLHFRHIAEAVDIPQILYNVPGRTVCDMLPETVERLSKIDNIIGIKEATGDLQRAQDVLDRVSKDFLVYSGDDATAVELMLLGGKGNISVTANVAPRAMSDLCAAAMRGEAAIARAINDRLMPLHKALFLESNPIPVKWALHEMGLMSDGIRLPLTWLSPRCHEPLRQAMRQCGVLA, encoded by the coding sequence ATGATTGCGGGCAGTATGGTGGCACTGGTCACGCCCATGGACGCGCAGGGTGGTCTGGATTGGGATGCCCTGAGCAAACTGGTGGACTTCCACCTGCAAGAGGGGACCAATGCCATCGTCGCGGTCGGCACCACGGGTGAATCCCCCACACTGGATTTCGACAGCGAACACTTAGAGGTGATTCGCCGCGTGGTCGATCAGGTTGCCGGGCGTATCCCGGTAATCGCCGGCACCGGTGCCAACAGCACCCGCGAGGCCGTGGAGTGGACCCAGGCCGCCAAGGATGTCGGCGCCGACGCCTGCCTGCTGGTCACCCCGTACTACAACAAGCCGACCCAGGAAGGCCTGTACCTGCATTTCCGCCATATCGCCGAAGCCGTGGACATCCCGCAGATTCTCTACAACGTGCCGGGCCGCACCGTGTGCGACATGCTGCCGGAGACCGTCGAGCGCCTGTCTAAGATCGACAACATCATCGGCATCAAGGAAGCTACCGGCGACCTGCAGCGCGCTCAGGACGTGCTGGATCGCGTCAGCAAGGATTTCCTCGTCTATTCCGGTGACGACGCCACTGCCGTCGAACTGATGCTGCTGGGCGGCAAGGGCAACATCTCCGTCACCGCCAACGTTGCGCCGCGTGCCATGAGCGATCTGTGCGCCGCCGCCATGCGTGGCGAGGCGGCCATCGCCCGCGCCATCAACGACCGTCTGATGCCGCTGCACAAGGCACTGTTCCTCGAATCCAACCCGATTCCGGTGAAATGGGCGCTGCACGAAATGGGTCTGATGAGCGATGGTATTCGTCTGCCGCTGACCTGGCTCAGCCCGCGCTGTCACGAACCGCTGCGCCAGGCCATGCGCCAGTGCGGTGTATTGGCTTAA
- a CDS encoding glycine cleavage system protein R yields the protein MSTPLVREQFLVISALGRDAMALTNLLSRTSHENRCAVISTRLSRHGEFSALVLQVSGSWDALARLESSLPLLAKKHDFSVDLARSAAAEVRPQALPYVAYVSAVYRPDILNELCQFFIDHRVELEALTCDTYQAPQTGGTMLNATLTVTLPAGTQISWLRDQFLDFADALNLDALIEPWRPQNP from the coding sequence ATGTCCACCCCCCTCGTTCGCGAACAATTCCTCGTCATCAGCGCTCTCGGCCGCGATGCCATGGCCCTGACCAACCTGCTCAGCCGCACCAGTCATGAGAACCGTTGTGCGGTGATCAGCACTCGCCTGAGCCGTCACGGTGAATTCAGCGCCCTGGTGCTGCAGGTGTCCGGTAGCTGGGATGCACTGGCGCGCCTGGAGTCGAGCCTGCCGCTGCTGGCCAAGAAGCATGATTTCAGCGTGGACCTGGCGCGCAGCGCTGCCGCCGAAGTGCGCCCGCAGGCGCTGCCTTATGTGGCCTACGTCAGCGCCGTATACCGCCCGGACATTCTCAACGAGCTGTGCCAGTTCTTCATCGACCACCGCGTCGAGCTGGAAGCCCTGACCTGCGACACCTACCAGGCGCCGCAGACCGGCGGCACCATGCTCAACGCCACCCTGACCGTGACGCTGCCGGCCGGCACGCAGATCAGCTGGCTGCGCGATCAGTTCCTCGATTTCGCCGATGCGCTGAATCTGGATGCCTTGATCGAACCTTGGCGCCCACAGAATCCATGA
- a CDS encoding peroxiredoxin — protein MPVELDKAVADFQAEATSGQQVKLSALKGQQVVLYFYPKDATPGCTTEGMDFSARFEQFKAANTLIFGVSMDSLKKHESFKCKQAFPFELISDEEHQLCDLFGVYQLKKNYGKEYMGIVRSTFLIDKDGVLREEWRNVKVAGHVDKVLAAAEALNKG, from the coding sequence ATGCCCGTTGAACTCGACAAAGCCGTTGCCGACTTCCAGGCCGAGGCCACCAGTGGCCAGCAGGTAAAGCTGTCCGCACTCAAGGGCCAGCAGGTCGTGTTGTATTTCTATCCGAAGGACGCGACCCCGGGCTGCACCACCGAGGGTATGGACTTCAGCGCTCGCTTCGAGCAGTTCAAGGCGGCCAACACGCTGATCTTCGGCGTGTCGATGGACAGTCTGAAGAAGCACGAAAGCTTCAAGTGCAAGCAGGCGTTTCCCTTCGAGCTGATCAGCGACGAAGAACACCAGCTGTGCGACCTGTTCGGCGTGTACCAGTTGAAGAAGAACTACGGTAAGGAATACATGGGCATCGTGCGCAGTACCTTCCTGATCGACAAGGACGGCGTGTTGCGTGAAGAGTGGCGCAACGTCAAGGTCGCCGGCCATGTCGACAAGGTGCTGGCAGCAGCCGAAGCCCTGAACAAAGGCTGA
- a CDS encoding AI-2E family transporter, whose translation MVKVLRDWLHRYFSDEQAVVLAVLLVLGFAVVLTLGGMLAPVLTGLVLAFLMQGLVNGLERLKVPQVLAVWLVFTLFMGGLTVFLLVLMPLLWQQLSTLFNELPRMAAEWQSVFLLLPERYPNLITDAQVVQLIDSMRGEAGKFGQWALSFSLSSLPMLVSVMIYLVLVPILVFFFLKDREQIGQWFRSYLPRERSLITQVAQEMNQQIANYIRGKFIEIIICGVVTYIAFAYLGLNYAALLALLVGLSVVVPYIGAVVVTVPVALIGLFQWGWSDQFLYLMVVYGIIQALDGNVLVPLLFSEAVNLHPVAIICAVLLFGGLWGFWGVFFAIPLATLFKAVINAWPRTEPVSAE comes from the coding sequence ATGGTCAAGGTTTTACGCGATTGGCTGCACCGCTACTTCTCCGACGAACAGGCGGTGGTGTTGGCGGTGCTGCTGGTGCTGGGCTTTGCCGTGGTGCTGACGCTGGGCGGCATGCTCGCGCCGGTACTGACCGGCCTGGTGCTGGCCTTTCTCATGCAGGGGCTGGTCAACGGCCTGGAGCGCCTGAAGGTGCCGCAGGTGCTGGCGGTCTGGCTGGTGTTCACCCTGTTCATGGGCGGCCTGACGGTGTTTTTGCTGGTGCTGATGCCGCTGCTCTGGCAACAGTTGAGCACGCTGTTCAATGAACTGCCGCGTATGGCCGCCGAATGGCAATCGGTGTTCCTGCTGCTGCCGGAGCGTTACCCGAACCTGATCACCGACGCGCAGGTCGTGCAACTGATCGACAGCATGCGCGGCGAAGCTGGCAAGTTCGGCCAGTGGGCGCTGTCGTTCTCCCTGTCCAGCCTGCCGATGCTGGTCAGCGTGATGATCTACCTGGTACTGGTGCCGATCCTGGTGTTCTTCTTCCTCAAGGACCGCGAGCAGATCGGTCAGTGGTTTCGCAGCTACCTGCCGCGCGAGCGCTCACTGATTACCCAGGTGGCGCAGGAAATGAACCAGCAGATCGCCAACTACATCCGTGGCAAGTTCATCGAGATCATCATCTGCGGCGTGGTCACCTATATCGCCTTCGCCTACCTGGGCCTCAATTACGCCGCGCTGCTGGCCCTGCTGGTCGGCCTGTCGGTGGTGGTGCCTTATATCGGCGCGGTGGTGGTGACCGTGCCGGTGGCGCTGATCGGCCTGTTCCAGTGGGGCTGGAGCGATCAGTTCCTCTACCTGATGGTGGTCTATGGGATCATCCAGGCGCTCGATGGCAACGTGCTGGTGCCGCTGTTGTTCTCCGAGGCGGTCAACCTGCATCCGGTGGCGATCATCTGCGCGGTGCTGCTGTTCGGCGGGCTGTGGGGCTTCTGGGGCGTATTCTTCGCCATTCCGCTGGCGACCCTGTTCAAGGCCGTGATCAACGCCTGGCCGCGTACCGAGCCGGTGTCCGCCGAATAA
- a CDS encoding sulfurtransferase TusA family protein, producing the protein MTDVPAFDAELDACGLNCPLPLLKAKLELNRLASGAVLKVSATDAGSQRDFRAFASLAGHALLHEELEAGVYRYWLRKA; encoded by the coding sequence ATGACAGACGTACCGGCTTTCGATGCTGAACTCGATGCCTGCGGGCTGAACTGCCCGCTGCCCTTGCTCAAGGCCAAGCTCGAACTCAATCGCCTGGCCAGTGGCGCGGTGCTCAAGGTCAGCGCCACTGACGCCGGCTCGCAGCGCGACTTTCGCGCCTTCGCCAGCCTGGCCGGGCATGCGCTGCTGCATGAAGAACTCGAGGCAGGCGTTTACCGCTATTGGCTGCGCAAGGCCTGA
- a CDS encoding M48 family metalloprotease codes for MTFLRPTLLTLACLFAAHTGASDLPSLGDASSSIVSPQQEHQLGRAWLGLLRGQVSQLDDPQLKDFVESSVYRLSETSQLQDRRLEFVLLNSPQLNAFAAPGGIVGVNGGLFLYAQTEAEYASVMAHELAHLSQRHFARGVEAQQRMQLPMMAAMLAGIVAAAAGAGDAGMAAIMSTQAAAIQEQRRFSRQNEQEADRIGLVNLEKAGYDPRAMPLMFERLMRQYRYDARPPEFLLTHPVSESRIADTRNRAEQYPATGREDSLRYQLMRARVQLTYEETPGVAAKRFRAMLDENPGLDAARYGLVLAQMKTGQLAEAGETLAPLLSKTPDDITYNLAQIELDMAANRLDAAERRLERMFTLYPSNYPLQQARVDLLLKQQRIADAERALDNLLKTRAKDPDVWYQVAEVRGLSGNTIGLHQARAEFFALVGDYNQAIEQLDFAKRRASNNFQLASRIDARQRELSEEKRLVEQMLR; via the coding sequence ATGACTTTTCTGCGCCCCACCCTGCTGACGCTGGCCTGCCTGTTCGCCGCCCACACGGGTGCCAGTGACCTGCCGTCGCTAGGCGACGCCAGCTCCTCGATCGTCTCGCCCCAGCAAGAACACCAGCTCGGCCGTGCCTGGCTCGGCCTGCTGCGTGGCCAGGTTTCGCAACTGGACGACCCGCAACTGAAGGATTTCGTCGAGTCCAGCGTCTATCGCCTGTCGGAAACCAGCCAGTTGCAGGACCGCCGCCTGGAGTTCGTGTTGCTCAACAGCCCGCAGCTCAACGCCTTCGCCGCCCCCGGCGGGATCGTCGGGGTCAACGGTGGCCTGTTCCTTTATGCCCAGACCGAAGCCGAGTACGCCTCGGTCATGGCACACGAATTGGCGCACTTGTCGCAGCGCCACTTCGCCCGTGGCGTCGAGGCCCAGCAACGCATGCAGCTGCCAATGATGGCGGCCATGCTCGCCGGCATTGTCGCCGCGGCGGCCGGCGCCGGCGATGCCGGCATGGCAGCGATCATGTCGACCCAGGCCGCTGCCATTCAGGAACAACGGCGTTTCTCCCGGCAGAACGAACAGGAGGCCGACCGCATCGGCCTGGTCAACCTGGAAAAGGCCGGCTACGACCCACGCGCCATGCCGCTGATGTTCGAACGGCTGATGCGTCAGTACCGTTACGACGCCCGCCCGCCGGAATTCCTGCTGACCCACCCGGTGTCGGAATCGCGTATTGCCGACACCCGCAACCGCGCCGAGCAGTACCCGGCCACGGGCCGCGAAGACAGCTTGCGCTACCAGTTGATGCGCGCCCGCGTGCAACTGACCTACGAAGAGACGCCGGGCGTCGCGGCCAAGCGCTTTCGCGCCATGCTCGACGAGAACCCCGGCCTCGATGCCGCACGCTACGGCCTGGTACTGGCGCAGATGAAAACCGGCCAACTCGCCGAAGCCGGTGAAACCCTGGCGCCGCTACTGAGCAAGACCCCGGACGACATCACCTACAACCTGGCGCAGATCGAGCTGGATATGGCGGCCAATCGCCTGGATGCTGCCGAGCGTCGCCTGGAGCGCATGTTCACCCTCTACCCGAGCAACTACCCATTGCAGCAGGCTCGCGTCGATCTGCTGCTCAAGCAGCAACGCATCGCCGATGCCGAGCGCGCCCTGGACAATCTGCTCAAGACTCGCGCCAAGGACCCGGACGTCTGGTACCAGGTCGCCGAGGTGCGCGGCCTGAGTGGCAATACCATCGGCCTGCACCAGGCACGCGCGGAGTTCTTCGCCCTAGTCGGCGACTACAACCAGGCTATCGAGCAGCTGGACTTCGCCAAGCGCCGCGCCAGCAACAACTTCCAACTGGCCTCGCGCATCGATGCCCGTCAACGCGAACTCTCCGAGGAGAAGCGCCTGGTCGAGCAGATGCTGCGCTGA